The following are from one region of the Nocardia terpenica genome:
- a CDS encoding ABC1 kinase family protein: MPKELPTSRIARGTKLGVAVAGNVIRAQRTRRSMRGRSEAVRARMAEESMIRATEQMVMVLGTMKGVAMKLGQMLSVLDLDLVPPEHRERFQRRLAVLRDSAPEVSFETMCAVIEEDFGHPLEKVFAEFEPEPIAAASIGQVYRARLHDGRRVAVKVQYPGIDAAVRADLKNLAMFRRVLQTAMPWVTPAVLDELRLNLESELDYVAEARTQREIADLYADHPFIVVPTTMPELSSTRVLVSEYFPGRGFEEIRQLPAAQRNRIGEIIYRFYVGSLFTFNEFCGDPHPGNLLLGDDGRVAFLDFGLFNRMDPEHVRFELVCIRAACEERAEDLRQLMIDHGVIETPEEITPEDCLEYVLAACEWALIDQDLTITPELASGAFVLAVDPRAGEYAGMKQQNLPPEHLFSRRADFLTFGVLGQLEATANWHRIAREWLYGDPPVTELGKAHHAWLAQRPTPPKRSATRKKPTSGKRRGKA; this comes from the coding sequence TTGCCCAAGGAGTTGCCTACGTCTCGGATTGCCCGGGGCACGAAGCTCGGCGTGGCCGTGGCGGGCAACGTCATTCGCGCGCAGCGCACCCGGCGCTCGATGCGGGGGCGCTCCGAGGCGGTGCGGGCGCGGATGGCCGAGGAGTCGATGATCCGCGCCACCGAGCAGATGGTCATGGTGCTGGGCACCATGAAGGGCGTCGCCATGAAGCTCGGCCAGATGCTGTCGGTGCTCGACCTGGATCTCGTTCCGCCCGAACACCGTGAGCGCTTCCAGCGCCGGCTGGCCGTGCTGCGCGACAGCGCCCCCGAGGTCTCCTTCGAGACCATGTGCGCGGTGATCGAGGAGGATTTCGGCCACCCGCTCGAGAAGGTGTTCGCCGAATTCGAGCCGGAACCCATCGCCGCCGCCTCCATCGGCCAGGTGTATCGGGCCCGCCTGCACGACGGCCGCCGGGTCGCGGTGAAGGTGCAGTACCCGGGCATCGACGCGGCCGTGCGCGCGGATCTGAAGAACCTGGCCATGTTCCGGCGCGTGCTACAGACCGCGATGCCGTGGGTCACCCCGGCCGTGCTCGACGAGCTGCGGCTGAATCTGGAGAGCGAACTCGACTACGTCGCCGAGGCGAGGACCCAGCGCGAGATCGCCGACCTGTACGCCGACCACCCGTTCATCGTGGTGCCCACGACCATGCCCGAGCTGTCCAGCACCCGGGTCCTTGTCAGCGAGTACTTTCCCGGCCGCGGCTTCGAGGAGATCCGGCAGCTGCCCGCCGCGCAGCGCAACCGCATCGGCGAGATCATCTACCGCTTCTACGTCGGATCGCTGTTCACCTTCAACGAGTTCTGCGGCGACCCGCATCCGGGCAATCTGCTGCTCGGCGACGACGGCCGGGTGGCCTTCCTGGACTTCGGACTTTTCAACCGGATGGATCCCGAGCACGTGCGGTTCGAGCTGGTCTGCATCCGGGCGGCCTGCGAGGAACGCGCGGAGGACCTGCGGCAGTTGATGATCGACCACGGCGTCATCGAAACCCCGGAGGAGATCACGCCCGAGGACTGTCTGGAATACGTGCTGGCCGCGTGCGAGTGGGCGCTGATCGATCAGGACCTGACCATTACGCCCGAGTTGGCCAGCGGCGCCTTCGTGCTCGCCGTCGACCCGCGGGCGGGCGAGTACGCGGGCATGAAACAGCAGAATCTGCCGCCGGAGCATCTGTTCTCCCGGCGGGCGGACTTCCTCACCTTCGGCGTGCTCGGCCAATTGGAGGCGACCGCGAACTGGCATCGCATCGCCCGCGAATGGCTCTACGGCGACCCGCCGGTCACCGAACTGGGCAAGGCCCACCATGCCTGGCTGGCCCAGCGCCCCACCCCACCCAAGCGCTCGGCCACCCGCAAGAAGCCGACCTCCGGAAAACGTCGCGGCAAGGCGTAA
- a CDS encoding TetR/AcrR family transcriptional regulator encodes MSTEDLVEAGERATRSAPARASRVDGRKRRWHQHKIDRREELVDGTLAAIRKRGGDVGMDEIAAEIGVSKTVLYRYFSDKSDLTRATMERFIETTLMPRIYEAISDDLDEYQLVRNTLAAYVHTVDADTDVYRFIMGNGATTDKSTLADFEKLFADVVAAVLRDKAFDRGIETDGILLYAYVLVGGVQLATDWWITNRAMSADTMLDHLTMMAWSAIEGMVRAGGSPEKFNALPHQLPASTES; translated from the coding sequence CTGTCCACCGAAGATCTCGTCGAGGCCGGCGAACGAGCCACCCGATCGGCTCCCGCGCGCGCGAGCAGAGTGGACGGCCGCAAGCGACGCTGGCACCAGCACAAGATCGACCGGCGCGAGGAGCTGGTGGACGGCACCCTCGCCGCCATCCGTAAGCGCGGCGGCGATGTCGGCATGGACGAGATCGCGGCCGAGATCGGTGTCTCCAAGACCGTCCTGTACCGGTACTTCTCGGACAAGAGCGACCTCACCCGCGCCACCATGGAGCGGTTCATCGAAACCACCCTGATGCCGCGCATCTACGAGGCCATCAGCGACGACCTCGACGAATACCAGCTGGTGCGCAACACGCTCGCCGCGTACGTGCACACCGTCGACGCCGATACCGACGTCTACCGGTTCATCATGGGCAACGGCGCCACCACCGACAAGTCCACCCTGGCCGACTTCGAGAAGTTGTTCGCCGACGTGGTCGCGGCGGTGCTGCGCGACAAGGCATTCGACCGCGGCATCGAGACCGACGGCATCCTGCTCTACGCCTACGTCCTGGTGGGCGGCGTGCAGCTGGCCACCGACTGGTGGATCACCAACCGCGCCATGTCCGCCGACACCATGCTCGACCACCTCACCATGATGGCGTGGAGTGCCATCGAGGGCATGGTCCGCGCGGGCGGCTCGCCCGAGAAGTTCAACGCCCTCCCGCACCAGCTCCCCGCGTCCACCGAGTCGTAA
- a CDS encoding DUF445 domain-containing protein encodes MEQSAGAPTLADSSPARESGRGVGNNTGGPPRKPPAPEPSSFAALMDETGKRRDLRRMKAVAVGFLVAATIVYLLCCWVGSRGWGGGWVGYVRAASEAGMVGALADWFAVTALFRHPLGLPIPHTAIIRKKKDQLGESLGDFVRTNFLSPDTVAAKVNSAQISLRLGRWMADAQHAERVSQETSTILRAVIGALRDEDVEQVIDHTIVKRIAEPQWGPPIGRVLSELLAENRQAPLLDLLAERAHQWALGSQETIDRIVMRDAPTWSPKFVNVLLSERIYRELVEFTWKIRSQPDHEVRLAATRFCEDFANDLQHDEAMIAKAERVKAEIMGREEITGMARATWRVAKRMILESADDPNSTLRRKITENVQQLGQRLAEEPELRGRVDGWTERGVRYLVANYGSEIAALISDTVARWDADEASRKIELQAGRDLQFIRINGTVVGSLAGLAIYAVSHLLFPGWSA; translated from the coding sequence ATGGAGCAATCTGCGGGTGCCCCCACCCTGGCCGATTCGAGCCCGGCCCGCGAATCCGGTCGCGGAGTGGGTAACAACACAGGCGGGCCGCCGCGCAAACCACCGGCACCCGAACCCTCGTCCTTCGCCGCGCTCATGGACGAGACCGGCAAGCGACGCGATCTGCGCAGGATGAAGGCCGTGGCCGTCGGGTTCCTGGTGGCGGCCACGATCGTCTATCTGCTCTGCTGCTGGGTGGGGTCGCGGGGCTGGGGCGGGGGATGGGTCGGCTACGTGCGCGCCGCCTCGGAGGCGGGCATGGTGGGCGCGCTGGCCGACTGGTTCGCGGTGACGGCGCTGTTCCGGCATCCGCTCGGCCTGCCGATTCCGCACACCGCGATCATCCGCAAGAAGAAGGACCAGCTGGGCGAGAGCCTCGGCGATTTCGTGCGCACCAATTTCCTGTCGCCGGATACCGTTGCGGCCAAGGTGAATTCGGCGCAGATCTCGCTGCGGCTGGGGCGTTGGATGGCCGACGCCCAGCACGCCGAGCGGGTCTCGCAGGAGACCTCGACGATCCTGCGGGCGGTGATCGGCGCGCTGCGCGACGAGGACGTCGAGCAGGTGATCGACCACACCATCGTCAAGCGCATCGCCGAGCCGCAGTGGGGGCCGCCGATCGGGCGGGTGCTGTCGGAGCTGCTGGCCGAGAATCGGCAGGCGCCGCTGCTGGATCTGCTGGCCGAGCGCGCGCACCAGTGGGCGCTGGGCAGCCAGGAGACGATCGACCGGATCGTCATGCGCGACGCGCCGACGTGGTCGCCGAAATTCGTCAATGTGCTGCTGTCCGAGCGTATTTATCGGGAGCTGGTGGAATTCACCTGGAAAATTCGTTCGCAACCCGATCACGAGGTGCGGCTGGCGGCCACCCGGTTCTGCGAGGATTTCGCGAACGATCTCCAACACGACGAGGCCATGATCGCGAAGGCGGAACGGGTCAAGGCCGAGATCATGGGCCGCGAGGAGATCACCGGCATGGCCCGGGCAACCTGGCGGGTGGCCAAGCGGATGATTCTGGAATCGGCCGACGATCCGAACAGCACGCTGCGCCGCAAGATCACCGAAAATGTGCAGCAACTCGGGCAGCGCTTGGCCGAGGAACCGGAACTGCGCGGCCGGGTGGACGGCTGGACCGAACGCGGGGTTCGTTATCTGGTCGCGAACTACGGTTCCGAGATCGCGGCACTGATCAGCGATACGGTTGCCCGATGGGATGCCGACGAGGCGAGTCGCAAGATCGAATTGCAGGCCGGGCGCGATCTGCAATTCATCCGGATCAACGGAACGGTCGTGGGATCGCTGGCCGGACTGGCGATCTACGCCGTGTCACATTTGTTGTTCCCCGGCTGGTCGGCATAG
- a CDS encoding helix-turn-helix domain-containing protein, with protein sequence MGPEPEVSEDRAGRVANAAHDIGSFIRAQREAAQVSLRQLAQLAGVSNPYLSQIERGLRNPSAEVLAQIAKGLRVSSEVLYMRAGYLEQRPHSPVRDALLADTGITERQKQVLLDIYESFRRENTGNEIGDNEVPRDTTETPPRQENQT encoded by the coding sequence ATGGGACCAGAACCCGAGGTTTCCGAGGATCGGGCGGGCCGCGTAGCCAACGCGGCGCACGACATCGGGAGCTTCATCCGAGCGCAGCGCGAGGCCGCGCAGGTCTCACTGCGCCAGCTCGCCCAGCTGGCGGGGGTGAGCAATCCGTATCTCAGCCAGATCGAGCGCGGGTTGCGCAACCCGTCCGCCGAGGTACTCGCGCAGATCGCCAAGGGTCTGCGGGTCTCCTCGGAGGTCTTGTACATGCGGGCCGGCTACCTCGAGCAGAGGCCGCACAGCCCGGTCCGGGACGCCCTGCTGGCCGACACCGGAATCACCGAACGGCAGAAGCAGGTGCTGCTGGACATCTACGAATCGTTCCGCCGGGAGAACACCGGGAACGAGATCGGGGACAACGAGGTTCCGCGCGACACCACCGAAACTCCGCCACGCCAGGAGAACCAGACATGA
- a CDS encoding heparin-binding hemagglutinin, which produces MTEPNVTVTKPLYATVGAGDALYAAVNDLVDKVRERAATADVTGRVEEARERLANLPADVQEQLESLRQRLSGLPAELPDDVAELREKLTPEEVRRVADQYFHQLLDLYSELAERGEQTVERLRTTPGFEGRIERVEGLYNDVVSRAEDVFGKVSDQVGGLLGKAAETAEEAESAIEAEVVQVTDEVTPPTDEAAKKTTPAKKTTPAKKAPARKTTTATKK; this is translated from the coding sequence ATGACCGAACCCAACGTCACCGTGACCAAGCCGCTCTACGCGACCGTCGGGGCGGGTGACGCGCTCTATGCCGCCGTCAACGACCTCGTCGACAAGGTCCGCGAGCGCGCGGCGACCGCCGATGTGACCGGCCGGGTGGAGGAGGCGCGCGAGCGTCTCGCCAACCTCCCCGCCGATGTTCAGGAGCAGCTGGAGTCGCTGCGCCAGCGACTGTCCGGCCTGCCCGCGGAGCTGCCGGACGACGTCGCCGAGCTGCGCGAGAAGCTCACCCCCGAGGAGGTGCGCCGGGTCGCCGACCAGTACTTCCACCAGCTGCTCGACCTGTACTCCGAGCTGGCCGAGCGCGGCGAGCAGACCGTCGAGCGGCTGCGCACCACCCCGGGCTTCGAGGGCCGGATCGAGCGGGTCGAGGGCCTCTACAACGACGTGGTCAGCCGCGCCGAAGACGTCTTCGGCAAGGTCTCCGATCAGGTCGGCGGCCTGCTGGGCAAGGCCGCCGAAACCGCCGAGGAGGCCGAGTCGGCCATCGAGGCCGAGGTCGTCCAGGTAACCGACGAGGTCACCCCGCCGACCGACGAGGCCGCCAAGAAAACCACCCCGGCCAAGAAGACCACCCCCGCCAAGAAGGCCCCGGCGCGAAAGACCACCACCGCCACCAAGAAGTAA
- a CDS encoding DUF2516 family protein, with protein sequence MDGVYSVTGAILLVLRLAALGATIFALVHAIRQRPDAFTAVDKLSKPIWVTILGVALAFLLLVGTPVGLLGIASVVATGVYLADVRPKVDEVQRGPRW encoded by the coding sequence ATGGATGGCGTGTATTCCGTGACTGGTGCAATCCTGCTCGTTCTACGACTGGCCGCGCTGGGCGCGACCATCTTTGCGCTGGTCCACGCCATCCGGCAGCGGCCCGACGCCTTCACCGCGGTCGACAAGCTGAGCAAGCCCATCTGGGTGACGATTCTCGGTGTGGCGCTGGCCTTCCTGTTGCTGGTGGGCACGCCGGTCGGCCTGCTCGGCATTGCCTCGGTGGTCGCCACCGGCGTGTACCTGGCCGATGTGCGTCCCAAGGTGGACGAGGTCCAGCGCGGTCCGCGCTGGTAG
- a CDS encoding alpha/beta fold hydrolase, which produces MPATLPTPLAGLADRIRGLLRAHRAGLRTRVYETAALDAPVLPAEVVPVVTPDGARLRVHAYGPADADAVVLVHGWSCCIEYWNPQINAFAGDYRVIAYDQRGHGDSDPGGLPPNPDLLADDLSAVLAATLRPGQRAVLVGHSMGGMTIQAWAGRHPGEAARRAAAVVLTNTAAGNLIAETTVVPLLNRGPLRLPYRIGRRALGSPLLIPPVWPVTWIFRRTVMSLAATGDIAAFGLNIVRSCPARVRGAFGILLAELALGDAVTHLTAPTTVIAGSVDRMTPVRHAERLVEMLRGVGTPVRMSVLPTGHLGNVEAYQQFNAELDRVLATAYPARVASA; this is translated from the coding sequence ATGCCGGCAACGCTGCCAACCCCCCTGGCGGGCCTCGCGGACCGGATTCGCGGCCTGCTCCGCGCGCATCGCGCCGGACTGCGCACCCGGGTGTACGAGACCGCGGCGCTCGACGCGCCGGTCCTGCCCGCCGAGGTGGTGCCGGTCGTCACCCCCGACGGGGCGCGGCTGCGGGTGCACGCGTACGGCCCCGCCGACGCCGATGCCGTCGTGCTGGTGCACGGCTGGTCGTGTTGCATCGAGTACTGGAACCCCCAGATCAACGCCTTCGCCGGCGACTATCGCGTGATCGCCTACGACCAGCGCGGGCACGGCGACAGCGACCCGGGCGGCCTGCCGCCGAACCCCGACCTGCTCGCCGACGATCTGTCCGCCGTGCTCGCCGCCACGCTGCGGCCGGGCCAACGGGCCGTGCTGGTCGGACACAGCATGGGCGGCATGACGATTCAGGCGTGGGCGGGCCGTCACCCCGGGGAGGCGGCGCGGCGCGCGGCCGCGGTGGTGCTGACCAATACCGCCGCCGGGAACCTGATCGCCGAGACCACCGTCGTCCCGCTGCTCAATCGCGGGCCGCTGCGGCTGCCGTACCGAATCGGCCGCCGCGCGCTGGGCTCGCCGTTGCTCATACCGCCGGTCTGGCCGGTGACCTGGATCTTCCGCCGCACCGTCATGAGCCTGGCGGCGACCGGTGACATCGCCGCGTTCGGGCTGAACATCGTGCGCTCGTGCCCGGCGCGGGTGCGGGGCGCGTTCGGCATCCTGCTCGCCGAACTCGCCCTGGGCGACGCGGTCACCCATCTGACCGCGCCGACCACCGTCATCGCGGGCTCGGTCGACCGCATGACCCCGGTCCGGCACGCCGAGCGCCTCGTCGAGATGCTGCGCGGCGTCGGCACTCCGGTCCGGATGTCGGTGCTGCCCACCGGACACCTGGGCAATGTGGAGGCATACCAGCAGTTCAACGCCGAGCTGGACCGGGTGCTGGCGACCGCGTACCCGGCCCGGGTGGCCAGCGCGTAG
- a CDS encoding alpha/beta fold hydrolase, producing MLVKMPEAMTGLRADTVTAAYRAKLRSRSYDTPTLNVAPSPEVVPVTTADGARLRVHAHGPADGEVIVLIHGWSCCIEYWNPQINAFADEYRVVAYDQRGHGESEMGTRRFGADQLADDLSEVLAAVLRPGQRAVLVGHSMGGITIQAWARRYPEQVAERASAVLLATTAARRIPQRAKVVPLLNDVWPAPVLLAQALFGTPVPLPGSIAARLIFKSRIMNRACDADQADFGLAIVRSCRPAARAAVARGLARMDLGDAAAHLTVPTTVVAGRYDKLLPAVHSEEIAEILAAAGTLDRYTVLPTGHLPNIEAAQEFNAELHRMVRIARRGAGAVAS from the coding sequence ATGCTGGTGAAGATGCCCGAGGCGATGACCGGCCTACGCGCCGACACGGTAACCGCCGCCTACCGCGCGAAACTGCGCTCGCGCAGCTACGACACCCCGACGCTGAACGTCGCCCCGTCCCCCGAGGTCGTCCCCGTCACCACCGCCGACGGCGCCCGCCTGCGGGTGCACGCCCACGGCCCGGCCGACGGCGAGGTGATCGTGCTGATCCACGGCTGGTCCTGCTGTATCGAGTACTGGAATCCGCAGATCAACGCGTTCGCCGACGAGTACCGGGTGGTGGCCTACGACCAGCGCGGGCACGGCGAGAGCGAGATGGGCACCCGCCGCTTCGGGGCCGACCAGCTCGCCGACGATCTGTCCGAGGTGCTCGCCGCCGTCCTGCGCCCCGGCCAGCGCGCCGTGCTGGTCGGACACAGCATGGGCGGCATTACCATTCAGGCGTGGGCGCGGCGCTACCCCGAGCAGGTCGCCGAGCGCGCCTCGGCGGTGCTGCTGGCCACCACGGCCGCGCGGCGAATTCCGCAGCGCGCCAAGGTCGTTCCATTGCTCAACGATGTCTGGCCCGCGCCCGTGCTGCTGGCCCAGGCGCTGTTCGGCACCCCGGTGCCGCTGCCCGGCAGCATCGCGGCACGCCTGATCTTCAAGTCCCGCATCATGAATCGCGCCTGCGACGCCGACCAGGCCGACTTCGGCCTGGCCATCGTTCGGTCGTGCCGCCCCGCGGCGCGCGCCGCCGTCGCCCGCGGGCTGGCCCGGATGGACCTCGGCGACGCCGCGGCGCATCTCACCGTGCCGACCACCGTCGTCGCCGGACGATACGACAAGCTGCTGCCCGCGGTGCACTCCGAGGAGATCGCGGAAATCCTCGCCGCCGCAGGCACTCTCGACCGGTACACGGTGCTGCCCACCGGGCACCTGCCGAATATCGAAGCGGCGCAGGAATTCAACGCCGAGCTGCACCGGATGGTCCGGATCGCGCGGCGCGGCGCGGGGGCCGTGGCCAGCTAG
- the purU gene encoding formyltetrahydrofolate deformylase produces MSSTPAHPDDHRFVLTLGCPDRPGIIARITTFIAEFGGSIVEAGYHSDADSGWFFTRQAIKASTVPFSLGELRARFTAVAAELGPETEWQLLDSGARRRAVLLVSKEGHCLHDLLGRAGSGELPASVEAVIGNHPDLAEVAQAHGVKFHHVPFPKDPAERGPAFEQMRALVDAHAPDAVVLARFMQVLPPELCAHWAGRTINIHHSFLPSFVGARPYHQAFARGVKLIGATCHYVTAELDAGPIIEQDVIRIDHSDDVRDMVRQGRDIERVVLARGLRWHLEGRVLVHGRRTVVFD; encoded by the coding sequence ATGAGTTCGACCCCCGCTCACCCCGACGATCATCGTTTCGTGCTCACCCTGGGCTGCCCCGACCGACCCGGCATCATCGCCCGGATCACGACGTTCATCGCGGAGTTCGGCGGGTCGATCGTGGAGGCCGGATATCACTCCGACGCCGACTCGGGCTGGTTCTTCACCCGCCAGGCGATCAAGGCGTCCACGGTTCCGTTCTCGCTGGGCGAGCTGCGCGCCCGATTCACCGCCGTGGCGGCCGAGCTGGGTCCGGAGACCGAGTGGCAGCTGCTGGATTCGGGGGCGCGGCGGCGGGCGGTGCTACTGGTCAGCAAGGAGGGCCACTGCCTGCACGACCTGCTCGGCCGCGCCGGCAGCGGCGAACTGCCCGCATCCGTCGAGGCCGTGATCGGCAACCATCCGGACCTGGCCGAGGTCGCGCAGGCGCACGGCGTGAAATTCCACCACGTGCCGTTCCCGAAGGATCCCGCCGAGCGCGGACCCGCGTTCGAGCAGATGCGCGCGCTGGTCGACGCCCACGCCCCGGACGCGGTGGTGCTCGCCCGCTTCATGCAGGTGCTGCCGCCGGAGCTGTGCGCGCACTGGGCGGGCCGGACCATCAATATCCACCACAGCTTCCTGCCGTCGTTCGTCGGCGCCCGCCCGTACCACCAGGCGTTCGCCCGCGGCGTGAAGCTGATCGGCGCGACCTGCCACTACGTGACGGCCGAACTGGACGCCGGGCCGATCATCGAACAGGACGTGATCCGCATCGATCACTCCGACGACGTTCGCGACATGGTCCGCCAGGGCCGCGACATCGAGCGCGTGGTGCTGGCCCGCGGACTGCGCTGGCACCTCGAGGGCCGCGTGCTCGTACACGGCCGCCGCACGGTCGTTTTCGACTAG
- a CDS encoding GNAT family N-acetyltransferase, translating to MLIRRERAGDIPAIDAVHRNAFAREYVNGARLRGEPDDAPRAQADPPEVDLVHRLRSDAAWIPTLSLVAQVRDRVVGHVCLTRASIGPFPVLALGPLGVLPERQGDGVGSALMHAALGAADALDEPLVGLLGSLDYYPRFGFVPGARLHIAPDEPSWTAHFQVRRLTTYESGIVGEFRYAEPFYAL from the coding sequence GTGCTGATCCGTCGTGAACGGGCCGGCGACATCCCCGCGATCGATGCGGTACATCGCAACGCCTTCGCTCGGGAGTACGTCAACGGCGCCCGACTACGCGGCGAGCCGGACGACGCGCCCCGCGCGCAGGCCGACCCGCCCGAGGTCGACCTGGTGCACCGGCTGCGCAGCGACGCCGCCTGGATCCCCACGCTCTCCCTGGTAGCGCAGGTGCGCGACCGGGTCGTCGGGCACGTCTGCCTCACCCGGGCCAGCATCGGCCCGTTCCCGGTGCTCGCGCTCGGCCCCCTCGGCGTCCTGCCCGAGCGGCAGGGCGACGGGGTGGGCTCGGCGCTCATGCACGCCGCGCTCGGCGCCGCCGACGCCCTCGACGAACCGCTCGTCGGCCTGCTGGGCAGCCTCGACTACTACCCGCGCTTCGGTTTCGTGCCGGGCGCCCGCCTGCACATCGCCCCCGACGAGCCGTCGTGGACCGCGCACTTCCAGGTGCGCCGGCTGACCACCTACGAATCCGGGATCGTCGGCGAATTCCGTTACGCCGAACCGTTCTACGCGCTCTGA